AATGTCAGGACCCACAATCCATACATAGTCTTTTCACCCTTATCTAATTTGGGTGCTTAGCTACTTTATCATCACTCACATAAAGGCCACTACCTAGTTTTTGCAACATGTTCAATGCAtcaaatccaaaaagaaaagtCTCTCCCATTTGTCATTGAGCACATGTACATTAACTCCCTTGGCTCAATGACCCTCATCCACAAACTCACAATGGACCCCTATAATGGTAAAAAAGGAACCACCATTTAACTTTGTTGCCTTGTGTGTGTGCTTTGAATCTGATACATCAAGTACATTTTCAAAGATTGCAGCAACCAGACAAAGTAactattatatttgatttaccAAGTTTATTTGTTCATTGATGCAGATTTTTAGCTATGGCATTGGCATCTCTAAGTCATGTTTCTGAGTACAAGTGATTGTTAATGACAATTCTAACAACCACAGGAATTCTTACTACATGAATGCCATCTTCCCAGTATAGGTTTCCGAACGAGTATCTTCCTTGAACTTTTAGTTGAGAACAAAAGGTTACCTTGAACTTCAGCTTCTTTGTTGTTGAATTGAATGTCAAAATCCATGGCTCGACACTCACGTCAATGCCTGCGGGAGCTTGAATGCGGGCTACATAAATGGAGTTCACTGGACCGACATTTGTAACGGTTCTTGAGACGGTCATACGTTGCTTAAGCTCAGGTAATGTTATAGAAGGCAAATTTAGATTTCGGAGGAACTTGACTGATTTATGACATGGGGTGTGAACCCTAGTCATTAACCTGATGGCAGTGCTGTTATAACCCATTGCATAAAGGAAGCAGACATAATCTGAGGGTTTAATGTCATAAATGAGACCTGGGTCTAGAGCTTTATTTGGATCTACATTGCCACCTCCATAATCAAATGGGTCAGCTTGCTTGTGGGGTGCTCCCTCAGCTACTGTATTTTGGCCATATTCATCCTTCATAGAAGCTTCTCgaaccgaaaaagaaaaaaagaatgttGCATTAACAAGTTTTAAAAGCAAACcagaactaaaaaaattatgttttattacctGTTGTTACTAGTGCAGACTTAATTGCTGCAGGGCTCCACTTGGGATGGATTCCTTTGAGAAGTGCAACAATGCCGGATATATGGGGACAAGCCATGGAAGTTCCCGAATCAAGTTTAAAGTTAAATGGAGATGCTTTAGTTTGAGGAGAATTGAGTAGCTTGGATGAAGCAGCAGGTGACCAGGAGGCCAATATATCAACTCCTGGAGCAGCAATGTCTGGCTGAACAATGCATTGACATATGTTAAAACAGAAGGCTATGTAACTTCTCTATGGAAAAAGACTGCTAATACCTTCAACACTGATGGTGAAAGGGAACTAGGTCCTCGTGATGAAAAATACGCTATTTCTGGGGCTAGCTGTTGTCCGATAACCGTCTTTGAGAAGCTGAACTTGACGACTGGCTTTCTGTTACATGAAAGAGTTCATTAATATATCAGAGACCTTCTGATGGAATCTCAAGATATAGGGTTCAACTCATATCTGATGCAAATGACCTGCTTGCAGCCATGTAAGTCAGCAGAGATGTCCCAGCTTCAAAGTCCACTTGGACACAGGGAAAACTCCATGGACAAGAGACATCTTTAGTAGGAAACTGTGCAAATATAACTCCTGCACCCTTGAGCTCAAGTACAGATTTCGAAGCAATGGCAGCCGACCTCTGCCACCGAGATTGGAAACAAAGAATTACTTTACCTCTTGCTAGAGTGGCATTCAGAGTTTCCAAATCACAACTTCTGCAAAAGTAAACAATACCAAAATATTTAATCGTAGTCCGTATCTAGATCGCAAAGATTCATGTGACAAGAACCTAAGTACCAGTCTTACCCTGCACTGGTTCCATCAATATTAGTGGCTGCAATATCTGCTCCATATACAATAGGATGAAACTTGTTCAAGCCCCTTCCTGTATAGAAAGACTGGCCCTGTATGAAAAACGTAAAAGTCATAGCTAAATAAACAAAGAATACAATTGTACTTTTCTATCAATGACTTGCAATTTAGAATCGAATATCTACCAGTAGATGGTAGTTCCATCACGAGCAAAACATGTCAGTAAAACCttgcaaaatttttttgatCATTGAGAAGAAAATTATGAATTACCACTACAGTTTGGTTGTTCCCCAGGGTGATCACTGCAGGGAAATCTCGATCAATAGTGCTTGCAGCAACAGTCATAACCCAAGGAGCAGTATTAATGACAGTTTGAGGATAAGGACCAGTGTTGCCTGCAGAGCATACAACAGATATTCCTCTTGCTACAGCGTGGAAAGAACCAATAGCCAGCGCATCATCAACGTAAGTTGAAAGTGGAGGTGGTGAGCCCAAAGATGCCGAAATAATATCCACACCATCAAAGATAGCATCATCAATTGCGGCAAGAAGGTCAGCTGAGCTACAGCCACCAGTAGCCCAACAAACTTTGTAGATAGCTAACCATGATGAAGGAGCACCTCCTCTGGCTATTCCTTGGGCTAGTCCCCTAAAGTTTGCATTTTTTACTTCAGCACCACTTGCAGTAGATGAGGTGTGAGTACCATGGCCCACAGCATCTCGAGGAGACAAGAACTCAACCCCATCACTTGGGGAAAGCTTTCCAAATTCAGCTTCATACCCTTTAATGTACCAACGTGCACCGATAATTTTCCTGCTTCAAATACCCTAGAGTTAGATACCTTATACTTCAGCCAACCAGAACACCAAACACAACACACAGTTCATTTGAACTTCGAAATGTTcccttttaacaaatttattagaTATTACTTTGACAatgaactttgaaaaataaaagaaaatttggtcTTGATACATAAGCTATATGAATTCGGCAGCATAGTACTAACAATGGAATAGTAATTGTCAACAGACAGCAGGTCTTCATAAACTTAAGCCAAATATGGCATCAAACTGCATTCATTCTTGAAAATCTGGGACTAAACAaatgtgaaaaagaaaggagaTTGCTCCTTAATAAAGGAATATTAATGgattcttgtaaattttaacctGAAACATACTGCAAGTGTTAAGAAGTAAATTCTCCTATTTTGAAACTCATTAGATAAAAATTCCAGTGGTAACCCCTAAATTCAAGAGTGGACAGATATGAATTCCTTatgtttatttcaaattattcaacaagTTGTTGCCTGCAACATGATGCACATAATCTTGACATTGATTTGATAAAGGatagcaaaaaaaaatgttagagCAAGAAATGGTAAGAGTATTGATCAAAGCAATTATACCTATTGCAATGCGAACGGTTAAATCTGTTTCCTTCCTGGCATATCCCTTTCCATCGAGATGGAAACTTTCCCATGCCATCATCTCTGAAGCTTTCGGACTCAGGCCATATACCTTCTCAGGAAAAAATGTATGATTAATGTCAAATTCCTAGAACAACAAAGTTATATAGCTTTCAAAAAGAAGTTGTAGGCTGACCAGTATCCATGACACCAATAATAGTCCCCAAGCCTGAATGGCCTTCTGAAAGAATACCATCCACAATTTGAGGCTTTACTTGCAGGAAATCCCAGCTTCTAGTAGTGTGCAGGTTTAGGATTCTATTTGGAACTACATGAACAACTCCGGGGACATCTGCATAGGCGACAAAAAAACCATCTAAAAGACTAGTTTGAGATAAATATGAAGGAGAAAAAAACAGAGTTTACAGTTCACCAACATTGTTACACCTGCAATAAGCTTAGCTTGAGACTGACTGAGGACTGCAGCAAACCCTGAAAACCCATGTTTGTAGCTGTATAAAATGGATTCCTTGGCAGATTCTTTGCTGTGTTCAATTGAGATCATGGCAGTTTTACTATTTTCCATGTTCCAATCAACTtgtcaaaaacaaaatttgtttattcTTGTAAGCGGAAGTACTAACAGAACCAAGACACATTTCCTTCTTGAATGATATAATTAAGGATAAAGCTGTACCAATGGAATATAAGTGTATGCATATTTATAGCAAATCAAATCTTATTTATCAGTAATGGACTTTTTGCTACTAGTTCCATAATTGAACAACTTTTCACTATAAAATGAGTTAGCTAGCTCGAGATCTAGCATATCAACCACCTATACGCCATAGGTTATGGGGTCGATTCAAACCATAATATGAATAAAGatacagaaaagaaaagctatTGAATAACTAGTGGTGATTGGTGAAGAGAGTTGAAATTGAAACCTTCCAAGAATGTCTGAAAGAATCTGATGATGAGAATCTTCCAGTAGATTTGGCTCATCAGTGTGTCTCTCCCCCATATATACAATATAAACCtgtgaaaaacaaaaaaaaaacgaagATTCTTATATTAAAGGCAAAGAATGATGATGAAGTGAAGCAAGAAacaaataatgaagaaaaaCCCACATTGCTGGAAGCAAGCCCGAGAAGAAACAATGAACATAACAAAGCGATCAAAACAACACACGGCCatgaagaaggaaaagaagcCATAAGAGAGAAAAAGGAATATGATAATCAAAGAGAGAAGGGAATGAAAGAAGATTTACAGTACACAGTGATTTATATGATGAGCTTCTTGCTAGGTAAAAGTTGAGAATTTGATCGTATATAGACAAAGCATTGCGGGGACCGCATTTGATacctgttccactgcactgctacCGCCATTTACGATTAAAAGGCGCTTTGGGTGCTCCATGGATCAGTCGTTTGTCCGATTATGGCCATTGTTTTGTTTGCAATCTTCAGTGTCATCATGATTTGGAGACTGAGGGTCTAATTACggttttagtccctctattatatcaatttgagatttaattttatgctGTTTTAATATATGGTTTTGGTCCCTCTATTTTACTATATATGTTTGGGGTTTGTGGACAGTGGGGaatctataaataattttatgaggggctgaaattgaattataaacttttgagaggtcaaaatataattttatcatgtattagtttatgatttcatcatttttaaaaaggactaaacatttttttttcatttttgggggGACATGGCTCCTACCTACCCCTTTGCATTTCCCCTTATTCATGGAtgtctctctcaacaaaatgTCCGCTGGGCGAAGCCAAAATTTTGCTTAAAGTGGTTGAATTCGAATTATAAATTTCTAAGAGAGCTAAAAATGTAATTTAGCCATTGTATTGATGTAAAATCTTACAATTTTCAAGGgattaaactataaattttatttttggagagggcataatttaatttaatttaaaattttaagagggtccaaaatatgattttacgATTATTAACTTAAAACTTTGCAAATACTCAAGGACTAAACTGATCATATTATCACCTTAACATGTTAATCAATTTAAAgttgaggattaaattatatcaaattgaaataaaagattaaatctaaaattttaacatagttAAGGGACTACAACTATAATAAGAGCAAGACAAAGTTTGTGTGTGTGCTGTTTTTTTCTTcgttttaagttgaaatttcgTAGTGGAAGAAGAAACGTTGACTTAATTTTGGTTGGCTGCATATTTTAGTAAACGAAAGGAGTTATGATGATATTtgatagaaaattttgatttaatagaTTAATGTTTTACTTatcaaaaaaattgtttttaattttatataatataaattattagaatattacatttttcatttctaaggGTATAACTGTTATACCCTATCCAAATTCGACATAGATTTTTagcattagtggcgtttggattaaaaacgccgcaaagcTAAAATATTAACGATGTTTTTGCaaaaatgatgcaaaaaataaaacaataacagCGCTTTTTCATAAACGCCGCCAAAGGTAAAGTAAGAGCGGCGCTTTTTACTTATATCGTGAGTATACCATACTCTATTATACATTATCTTTGTATTAATCACTAGTCTTTTTCTTGGCTTTCACAAAATTTGattcctttattttcataatatcaTTACTAAGTCCAAATTGATAACGCCATTAGTTGTTGACGTTAAAGAGATGGCATAGGATTCTTTTACTATCATTTGATTACACAATCCGAgctaaaagaaaattcaatcaaCCACATtcaactaataataaatttatatgtcaGTTGACTATTTaagaatgttttaaaaaaaattcatatcatCACTTTAAGATAATAGTATTATCATTTTGGATCGAGTcataacattataaaagtagaggcaccaaattatatcaaattaaaataaaaggactaaaaccAGAATTAGACCTTTTTATCGCCAAGCATTGATCAATCACAGAATGATGTCTCAAGTTCATTGCTTTGGCATGTACCAGGTTTTCTTGGTAAAACAGGTAGCTGAAATTACCTTGACATGGCTCCTAAAATACAAAAGAGGGAATGAGATGAAGAAATTAAAACTGATTATACAATGCTAAATAGGCACATAATCATAAActtaattcaccaaaaataatGACTCTATACACACTCACTAGCCACACTGTATCTATTGGCAACCCTTCAAAGCCAACAATGCAGCTCCATAGGCAGCCTCGGTTTGAGTTGCTCGACTCACAGGTAGACCAAGTACTCTCTCTCGAATCTTTGTCCATTTTTCGTTCTTTGCACCGCCTCCGGCGGTGAACACTTCATCGACTTGGGTCGCGCCTAGATCCTTCAACAACATGTATGCCTTTGCCTAATGTATATCTCACCAAATTAAGGTGCAATTTAGAGTTAGCTTTCATCTGTACTAGCAAATAGAATGTTGAACAAGGAGCTATCTCTTTATACCTCTATACGGGCGATGGATTCCAAAATGCCATGCAAGTACTCCACGTCACTTTCTGGTCGTGGATGTAACCTGAACAAAATCGAAAACTCGATAGCATTTTGATCCAAACGCAATGTTTGTAAAAGCTATGTTGATCTCTgactcttccttttttttctttaagtgtCCATGTACAATGTATACCCGTACATGGGTGTGGGGATATAACTCTCTAAGACCCTCCAAATATAAGGAATAacttagaaaactaaaaataccTGTGTAAGATATATATCCTTATCCAACACTGACACACCCGAGTCCAAATAACATGGTTCCCCCTCTTCCATGTTCCAAACAAGCATTTTCACAATTCACCTAATGAATATGCCAGTCACTAGATTTCTTATGCAGTCAACTAACTTCAAAATCCTCAACAGTTCTCAATAACGCATTGTTATCGAGAACTGTAGAGTATCCTATAACAATGTTCTAATGTGGCGAGAGAGATTAAATACCTAGGCTCCATCTTCGGATTTGCCACGGGAAACCTCTCTCCAACTGATTTTAGGGGATAGTAGTCTAAGGGAGAGGCCTCCATGGGATTAATATGTTCACTCAGTTTTTCCAATTGCTCATCACtgaaattttcctttaaaactGCTCCGCCAGTATTCGAAGCTCCTCCGACAAGCCACTTATCGTCAAGGCGATGACTGTACACTCCGTATCTTGCATCCTCTATCCTAGTAGTACTTAGTAGTTTAATTGCAAGGGTTGAACCCAAAGAGGTAacctacataaaaataataaccaaAATTACTGTTGAGGTCCCCAAAAAACAGCTGCAAAATGCACCATGGCAGTCAATAGACAAGAGCcttataattttacaaacagAATTATAGCAGAAAGATGCTTGTCTATAGTTACTTTGGCAATAATGAACCCCATATGACACAGCCTGATGAATATAAGTATGACAACCACAAACAAAGACGCTTCCCATTTCCTGATAAAACACAAACTAAAGTGTAAGTccgaaaaaaaaatacaaaccgCTTTCCCTGGTTTTGTTGCTCGTGCTGCAAGAAAGGCAGCTATGCTATCAGTGGTCCCGGTACATACAATACAATCTTCTGAAAAACCTGCTATGAAAGtgttagtaaaatattaatggCAGTTTCAGCAGCTTAGGCAGGTTTAACTTGCAATCAAAGAATCAACAGCAATcagaacaaataaatataaaactcaGAGCTATCATCACTTCATAATGCTTAACTCTTTTACAGGTGCTAAATCTCAAATTGAACTATTCCCAATGTAAATGCAAAATCTTACATTCTGAGGAGTGAAAAGTATAATGCTTAAACCCCGAAATTTCCTGCCCTTTGAACCATCTAGGAGGCACAGAAAGATATTTAATGGAACAAATTCATACCAAATTGTGTTCTAATATCGCCTTTCAAATGGCCGATTGAAGTTCCCGCGCCTTGACCATAGGTAAAAGTTGAGCATAAGGCTGAGATAACAACCAATCTGGATAGGAGTCAGCTTCGGGATCATAACCAACCTAGACACACATGAAGCAATATCTTAGCCATTTATTGCTTAAATTTGTTCTAGCCTGTAGATTACCAGTTAGGAATCAAAATCCTATACAGTGACTAACGAGTTATTGCATGCAAGACCTTCAGAGCGTTG
The nucleotide sequence above comes from Gossypium raimondii isolate GPD5lz chromosome 13, ASM2569854v1, whole genome shotgun sequence. Encoded proteins:
- the LOC105783451 gene encoding subtilisin-like protease SBT3.9 isoform X5; translated protein: MEHPKRLLIVNGGSSAVEQVYIVYMGERHTDEPNLLEDSHHQILSDILGSKESAKESILYSYKHGFSGFAAVLSQSQAKLIADVPGVVHVVPNRILNLHTTRSWDFLQVKPQIVDGILSEGHSGLGTIIGVMDTGIWPESESFRDDGMGKFPSRWKGICQEGNRFNRSHCNRKIIGARWYIKGYEAEFGKLSPSDGVEFLSPRDAVGHGTHTSSTASGAEVKNANFRGLAQGIARGGAPSSWLAIYKVCWATGGCSSADLLAAIDDAIFDGVDIISASLGSPPPLSTYVDDALAIGSFHAVARGISVVCSAGNTGPYPQTVINTAPWVMTVAASTIDRDFPAVITLGNNQTVVGQSFYTGRGLNKFHPIVYGADIAATNIDGTSAGSCDLETLNATLARGKVILCFQSRWQRSAAIASKSVLELKGAGVIFAQFPTKDVSCPWSFPCVQVDFEAGTSLLTYMAASRKPVVKFSFSKTVIGQQLAPEIAYFSSRGPSSLSPSVLKPDIAAPGVDILASWSPAASSKLLNSPQTKASPFNFKLDSGTSMACPHISGIVALLKGIHPKWSPAAIKSALVTTASMKDEYGQNTVAEGAPHKQADPFDYGGGNVDPNKALDPGLIYDIKPSDYVCFLYAMGYNSTAIRLMTRVHTPCHKSVKFLRNLNLPSITLPELKQRMTVSRTVTNVGPVNSIYVARIQAPAGIDVSVEPWILTFNSTTKKLKFKVTFCSQLKVQGRYSFGNLYWEDGIHVVRIPVVVRIVINNHLYSET
- the LOC105783451 gene encoding subtilisin-like protease SBT3.9 isoform X3, with the translated sequence MEHPKRLLIVNGGSSAVEQVYIVYMGERHTDEPNLLEDSHHQILSDILGSKTAMISIEHSKESAKESILYSYKHGFSGFAAVLSQSQAKLIADVPGVVHVVPNRILNLHTTRSWDFLQVKPQIVDGILSEGHSGLGTIIGVMDTGIWPESESFRDDGMGKFPSRWKGICQEGNRFNRSHCNRKIIGARWYIKGYEAEFGKLSPSDGVEFLSPRDAVGHGTHTSSTASGAEVKNANFRGLAQGIARGGAPSSWLAIYKVCWATGGCSSADLLAAIDDAIFDGVDIISASLGSPPPLSTYVDDALAIGSFHAVARGISVVCSAGNTGPYPQTVINTAPWVMTVAASTIDRDFPAVITLGNNQTVVGQSFYTGRGLNKFHPIVYGADIAATNIDGTSAGSCDLETLNATLARGKVILCFQSRWQRSAAIASKSVLELKGAGVIFAQFPTKDVSCPWSFPCVQVDFEAGTSLLTYMAASRKPVVKFSFSKTVIGQQLAPEIAYFSSRGPSSLSPSVLKPDIAAPGVDILASWSPAASSKLLNSPQTKASPFNFKLDSGTSMACPHISGIVALLKGIHPKWSPAAIKSALVTTASMKDEYGQNTVAEGAPHKQADPFDYGGGNVDPNKALDPGLIYDIKPSDYVCFLYAMGYNSTAIRLMTRVHTPCHKSVKFLRNLNLPSITLPELKQRMTVSRTVTNVGPVNSIYVARIQAPAGIDVSVEPWILTFNSTTKKLKFKVTFCSQLKVQGRYSFGNLYWEDGIHVVRIPVVVRIVINNHLYSET
- the LOC105783451 gene encoding subtilisin-like protease SBT3.6 isoform X7, yielding MGERHTDEPNLLEDSHHQILSDILGSKTAMISIEHSKESAKESILYSYKHGFSGFAAVLSQSQAKLIADVPGVVHVVPNRILNLHTTRSWDFLQVKPQIVDGILSEGHSGLGTIIGVMDTGIWPESESFRDDGMGKFPSRWKGICQEGNRFNRSHCNRKIIGARWYIKGYEAEFGKLSPSDGVEFLSPRDAVGHGTHTSSTASGAEVKNANFRGLAQGIARGGAPSSWLAIYKVCWATGGCSSADLLAAIDDAIFDGVDIISASLGSPPPLSTYVDDALAIGSFHAVARGISVVCSAGNTGPYPQTVINTAPWVMTVAASTIDRDFPAVITLGNNQTVVGQSFYTGRGLNKFHPIVYGADIAATNIDGTSAGSCDLETLNATLARGKVILCFQSRWQRSAAIASKSVLELKGAGVIFAQFPTKDVSCPWSFPCVQVDFEAGTSLLTYMAASRKPVVKFSFSKTVIGQQLAPEIAYFSSRGPSSLSPSVLKPDIAAPGVDILASWSPAASSKLLNSPQTKASPFNFKLDSGTSMACPHISGIVALLKGIHPKWSPAAIKSALVTTASMKDEYGQNTVAEGAPHKQADPFDYGGGNVDPNKALDPGLIYDIKPSDYVCFLYAMGYNSTAIRLMTRVHTPCHKSVKFLRNLNLPSITLPELKQRMTVSRTVTNVGPVNSIYVARIQAPAGIDVSVEPWILTFNSTTKKLKFKVTFCSQLKVQGRYSFGNLYWEDGIHVVRIPVVVRIVINNHLYSET
- the LOC105783451 gene encoding subtilisin-like protease SBT3.6 isoform X9 → MAVAVQWNRFILYIWGRDTLMSQIYWKILIIRFFQTFLEGFAAVLSQSQAKLIADVPGVVHVVPNRILNLHTTRSWDFLQVKPQIVDGILSEGHSGLGTIIGVMDTGIWPESESFRDDGMGKFPSRWKGICQEGNRFNRSHCNRKIIGARWYIKGYEAEFGKLSPSDGVEFLSPRDAVGHGTHTSSTASGAEVKNANFRGLAQGIARGGAPSSWLAIYKVCWATGGCSSADLLAAIDDAIFDGVDIISASLGSPPPLSTYVDDALAIGSFHAVARGISVVCSAGNTGPYPQTVINTAPWVMTVAASTIDRDFPAVITLGNNQTVVGQSFYTGRGLNKFHPIVYGADIAATNIDGTSAGSCDLETLNATLARGKVILCFQSRWQRSAAIASKSVLELKGAGVIFAQFPTKDVSCPWSFPCVQVDFEAGTSLLTYMAASRKPVVKFSFSKTVIGQQLAPEIAYFSSRGPSSLSPSVLKPDIAAPGVDILASWSPAASSKLLNSPQTKASPFNFKLDSGTSMACPHISGIVALLKGIHPKWSPAAIKSALVTTASMKDEYGQNTVAEGAPHKQADPFDYGGGNVDPNKALDPGLIYDIKPSDYVCFLYAMGYNSTAIRLMTRVHTPCHKSVKFLRNLNLPSITLPELKQRMTVSRTVTNVGPVNSIYVARIQAPAGIDVSVEPWILTFNSTTKKLKFKVTFCSQLKVQGRYSFGNLYWEDGIHVVRIPVVVRIVINNHLYSET